One window of Desulfovibrio subterraneus genomic DNA carries:
- a CDS encoding methyl-accepting chemotaxis protein has translation MLNQMRIVTKLAMVLVTNLLLLIAMGITAYYSSSVLNTQLDGVFNVDFKGATFLLEADRDLHQALIAERSMCFAEPGTEAFAAQMKDYSDNIGQADTRINKFYALIATPETKKYVDAYFADRKKWEPVSKQVIDLINSGDLEKARGLSLGEAKDQFDAMRENINTLTEIVNTMATAKASDSEKRFTELTYALVALTVGSLLLGALITILVARNITVPLRKMVVFAQQIAAGDMKVRLDVDQRDENGLLANAFRDMLMQLNRTMEAVGEQTRIAEEKANQAAVALKSAEEATRLAERAKADGMYQAAESLEEIVREVSVAAEQMSRQAEEIQRGTDTQAARIAATATAIEEMNATVFEVAKNSGEAAAAGDDAKVKASEGAKVVESSIEAIRTTQRQTEELQKQMDELGLQAESIGRIMGVITDIADQTNLLALNAAIEAARAGEAGRGFAVVADEVRKLAEKTMTATKEVGSAIHAIQNVAKLNVTSMQKAVTDLNRAVDLANRSSSVLSEIVMGVESSAERVQGIATAAEQQAATSEEINRSVDEINRITIQTSQGIVESTEALNALAVQLGRLSELVRSLKEEGTR, from the coding sequence ATGTTGAATCAGATGAGAATAGTAACGAAACTGGCTATGGTTCTGGTAACAAATCTACTGTTGCTTATAGCGATGGGGATTACCGCGTACTACAGTTCAAGTGTTTTAAACACCCAGTTGGACGGAGTGTTCAACGTGGACTTCAAAGGTGCGACCTTTCTTCTTGAAGCCGACCGCGACCTGCATCAGGCCTTGATTGCCGAACGGAGCATGTGCTTTGCCGAGCCGGGAACCGAAGCGTTTGCCGCGCAGATGAAAGATTATTCAGACAATATAGGGCAGGCAGATACGCGGATAAACAAATTCTATGCGTTGATAGCCACACCCGAAACCAAAAAGTATGTGGACGCGTATTTCGCAGACAGAAAGAAGTGGGAGCCTGTTTCGAAGCAGGTTATAGATCTCATAAACAGTGGTGACCTTGAAAAAGCCCGGGGACTGTCTCTGGGAGAGGCCAAGGACCAGTTTGATGCCATGCGGGAGAATATTAACACGCTTACTGAAATCGTGAATACCATGGCTACGGCCAAGGCATCCGATTCCGAGAAGCGGTTTACCGAGCTGACCTACGCCCTTGTGGCACTCACCGTGGGTAGCCTGCTGCTGGGAGCGCTTATCACGATACTGGTGGCCCGCAACATAACCGTTCCACTGCGCAAGATGGTAGTATTTGCCCAGCAAATTGCCGCAGGTGATATGAAAGTCCGGCTTGATGTGGACCAGCGCGATGAGAACGGACTTCTCGCAAATGCCTTTCGTGACATGCTCATGCAGTTGAACCGAACCATGGAAGCAGTGGGGGAACAGACCCGCATTGCCGAGGAGAAGGCGAATCAGGCCGCCGTGGCCCTTAAATCTGCGGAAGAGGCAACCAGACTCGCAGAGCGCGCCAAGGCGGATGGCATGTATCAGGCTGCGGAAAGCCTTGAGGAAATCGTGAGAGAGGTTTCCGTAGCTGCTGAGCAGATGTCGAGACAGGCTGAAGAGATTCAGCGCGGCACGGACACTCAGGCAGCCCGCATTGCTGCCACGGCTACCGCCATTGAAGAGATGAATGCCACGGTATTTGAAGTGGCCAAGAACTCGGGAGAGGCAGCTGCGGCAGGCGACGATGCCAAGGTGAAGGCAAGCGAGGGTGCCAAGGTTGTGGAAAGCTCCATCGAGGCCATCCGCACGACACAGCGCCAGACTGAAGAGTTGCAGAAGCAGATGGATGAGCTCGGCCTTCAGGCTGAATCCATCGGCCGCATCATGGGCGTTATTACGGATATCGCTGATCAGACAAACCTGTTGGCGCTGAATGCGGCCATAGAAGCTGCGCGGGCCGGTGAGGCGGGCAGGGGCTTTGCAGTAGTAGCGGACGAGGTACGCAAACTTGCGGAAAAGACCATGACTGCCACCAAGGAAGTGGGCAGCGCCATTCATGCCATTCAGAATGTTGCCAAGCTGAATGTCACCTCCATGCAGAAGGCCGTGACCGATCTGAACAGGGCTGTTGACCTTGCAAACCGTTCCAGTTCCGTATTGTCGGAGATTGTCATGGGGGTGGAAAGTTCGGCAGAGCGCGTGCAGGGCATTGCTACGGCAGCGGAGCAGCAGGCAGCCACTTCGGAAGAGATCAACAGGTCTGTTGATGAGATAAACCGTATTACCATTCAGACCTCTCAGGGGATTGTGGAAAGCACGGAAGCACTCAATGCGCTTGCTGTTCAGCTTGGCAGGCTTTCTGAGCTTGTCCGTTCCCTCAAAGAAGAAGGAACCCGGTAG
- a CDS encoding peptidylprolyl isomerase produces the protein MNYKEHSMATAKARHILVDSEATCIELKTRIEGGEEFAEVAKQYSKCPSGRRGGELGQFRPGQMVPEFDHVCFNEAVGVVHGPVRTQFGYHLVEVTERSE, from the coding sequence CTGAATTATAAGGAGCATTCAATGGCAACAGCCAAAGCGCGTCACATTCTTGTCGATTCCGAAGCTACCTGCATTGAACTGAAGACCCGCATTGAAGGCGGCGAAGAATTCGCAGAAGTGGCAAAGCAGTATTCCAAGTGCCCCTCCGGTCGTCGTGGTGGCGAACTGGGCCAGTTCCGCCCCGGTCAGATGGTCCCCGAGTTCGACCATGTCTGCTTTAATGAAGCCGTAGGCGTGGTACACGGCCCCGTGCGTACCCAGTTCGGTTATCATCTGGTGGAAGTAACCGAGCGTTCGGAATAA
- a CDS encoding ATP-binding protein: MSSSFRFLRASLAVRILVITGITLFVCLGLHAWLSIRYQHSHAARELVAGADRLGQTILLGTRYAMMGNARHELDQIISDVAKQPDIVSIRIYNKAGEIKFSNHPEEIDTRTDIRDTACHACHVTDTPKTSLTVEERIRMFDDGQGLPRLGSLMPIMNEKGCAEDVCHAHEPGKMVLGALDVVLRADSAEQDILVFQNRILMLTAGVFLGASTLIVMLLRRFITHPVAKLIESARRIGRGEKVDFEHFEGVGEIGELASALSRMQKEVADKHAALERQRKEYQHLFEQVPCSITVQDRDYKLLQYNREFADRFNPASGIHCYEAYKGRTDKCPNCPVEKTFATGLAHCSEESRVNPDGTRAYWLVHTSPVLDEAGNVVAAMEMSLDISARRSVEERLRMSEQKYHAIFDNIPNSVFVLDAQTLEVIDCNTTAELVYGVERVRVRGESFLSFFSSEEQDRYASQLRAFTVLNRARNFRKDGSPFYVDIMLSPAEYHERQILLVTTNDITERLETERKLIQAGKMATLGEMATGVAHELNQPLTVIKTASSFIMRKLRRQEEIAPEVLNTMATEVDAHVDRASQIINHMREFGRQSDLTLELVNINTVLRASFEFFFRQLSSREIEVVWRLDEHVPLILAMPNRLEQVFMNLLLNARDAIEERSAATPEAPRRITLTTLNKGREVEVVIEDTGTGIPKSLQNKIFEPFFTTKKVGKGTGLGLSISYGLVRDFGGSIHAENASGSGARFTLRFPSSSGATASGGQQDVDGSGISGS, translated from the coding sequence GTGTCCAGTTCTTTCCGGTTTCTGCGCGCTTCACTTGCTGTTCGTATTCTGGTCATTACGGGCATTACCTTATTCGTGTGCCTAGGGCTGCATGCGTGGTTGAGCATACGGTACCAGCACTCTCATGCCGCTCGCGAGCTCGTTGCAGGGGCCGACCGTCTGGGGCAGACCATTCTGCTGGGCACGCGTTATGCGATGATGGGCAATGCACGGCACGAGCTGGATCAGATTATCAGCGACGTTGCCAAACAGCCGGACATCGTTTCCATCCGCATCTATAACAAAGCGGGTGAGATCAAGTTTTCCAACCATCCCGAAGAAATTGATACGCGGACGGATATCCGGGATACGGCCTGCCATGCCTGCCACGTGACGGATACTCCCAAGACCAGCCTGACGGTGGAAGAACGCATCCGCATGTTTGATGATGGTCAGGGGCTGCCGCGCCTCGGCAGTCTTATGCCCATCATGAATGAAAAAGGGTGCGCAGAGGATGTCTGCCATGCCCACGAGCCGGGCAAAATGGTTCTGGGAGCGCTTGATGTGGTGCTCAGGGCCGATTCTGCCGAGCAGGATATTCTCGTATTTCAGAATCGCATACTCATGCTTACTGCCGGAGTATTTCTGGGTGCCTCCACACTTATCGTGATGCTGTTGCGGCGGTTCATCACGCACCCTGTTGCCAAACTCATCGAATCTGCCAGAAGAATAGGCAGGGGTGAGAAGGTCGATTTCGAGCACTTTGAAGGCGTGGGAGAAATCGGCGAACTGGCCTCGGCTCTCAGTCGCATGCAGAAAGAGGTGGCGGATAAACATGCGGCGCTGGAAAGGCAACGCAAGGAATATCAGCATCTTTTCGAGCAGGTGCCCTGCAGCATCACCGTACAGGACAGAGATTACAAGCTTCTGCAGTACAACAGGGAGTTCGCGGACAGGTTCAATCCGGCCTCGGGCATACACTGTTATGAAGCCTATAAGGGGCGAACGGATAAATGCCCCAACTGTCCTGTGGAAAAGACCTTTGCCACCGGCCTTGCCCATTGTTCGGAAGAGAGCAGGGTAAATCCTGACGGCACACGTGCCTATTGGCTGGTGCACACCTCCCCTGTGCTTGATGAGGCAGGCAACGTGGTCGCCGCCATGGAGATGAGCCTGGATATTTCAGCCCGGCGCTCCGTGGAAGAGCGCCTGCGTATGTCTGAACAGAAGTATCATGCTATTTTCGACAATATTCCCAATTCCGTTTTTGTGCTCGATGCCCAGACGCTGGAAGTCATCGACTGCAACACCACGGCCGAACTGGTCTATGGTGTGGAGCGGGTCCGCGTGCGCGGGGAATCCTTCCTTTCCTTTTTCTCTTCTGAAGAACAGGACAGATACGCCTCGCAACTGCGCGCCTTCACGGTTCTGAACAGGGCCCGCAACTTCCGGAAAGACGGCAGCCCCTTCTATGTGGATATCATGCTGTCTCCGGCTGAATACCATGAGAGGCAGATTCTGCTGGTGACCACGAACGATATCACCGAGCGGCTGGAAACGGAGCGCAAGCTCATTCAGGCCGGCAAGATGGCCACTCTGGGTGAAATGGCCACAGGCGTGGCGCACGAGCTTAACCAGCCTCTTACGGTGATCAAGACGGCCAGCAGCTTCATCATGCGCAAGCTGCGCAGGCAGGAAGAGATAGCACCAGAGGTGCTGAATACCATGGCCACGGAAGTGGATGCGCATGTGGACCGCGCAAGCCAGATCATCAACCATATGCGGGAGTTCGGTCGGCAATCCGACCTTACATTGGAGCTGGTGAACATCAATACGGTGTTGCGGGCTTCTTTCGAATTCTTCTTCAGGCAGCTCTCTTCCCGCGAAATAGAGGTGGTGTGGCGGCTTGATGAGCATGTTCCCCTCATTCTTGCCATGCCCAACAGGCTTGAACAGGTATTCATGAACCTGTTGCTCAATGCGCGGGATGCCATTGAAGAACGCAGCGCCGCAACGCCTGAGGCTCCGCGAAGGATTACCTTGACCACCCTGAATAAAGGCAGGGAGGTTGAGGTGGTAATCGAGGACACGGGTACCGGCATTCCCAAATCGCTGCAGAACAAGATCTTCGAGCCGTTCTTCACGACAAAGAAGGTGGGCAAGGGTACCGGACTCGGGCTTTCCATCAGTTACGGGCTTGTCAGGGACTTCGGAGGCAGCATTCATGCGGAAAATGCGTCTGGAAGCGGTGCCCGTTTCACGCTGCGTTTCCCGTCTTCTTCCGGGGCAACGGCAAGTGGCGGGCAACAGGATGTCGATGGAAGCGGGATATCCGGCTCCTAG
- a CDS encoding RrF2 family transcriptional regulator encodes MRLLTNSRYGTRLLLDIAVHGRDEPVLMRDSAKRLGISQKYLEKIARQLKNGGYLTTRRGPNGGHMLAVDPASITVGEVVRLLEGGTDLVGCGKDAVTCSHAPGCLTRLLWKEASLAMYSHLDKFRFGELVNYAEKGVKFGDYCVRTITEHPEFKREIPVSSKCSLADVTLTGLEDFL; translated from the coding sequence ATGAGGCTACTGACGAATAGTCGGTACGGAACAAGACTGCTGCTCGATATTGCCGTGCACGGGCGCGATGAGCCTGTGCTTATGCGTGATTCCGCGAAGAGGTTGGGAATTTCTCAGAAATATCTTGAGAAGATCGCCCGACAGCTGAAGAACGGTGGATATCTGACAACAAGGCGAGGGCCAAACGGGGGGCATATGCTGGCCGTGGACCCTGCTTCCATTACCGTGGGCGAGGTGGTTCGTCTGCTGGAGGGAGGCACAGACCTTGTGGGGTGCGGTAAAGACGCCGTTACCTGTTCCCATGCTCCCGGATGTCTTACAAGGCTGCTCTGGAAAGAGGCCAGTCTTGCCATGTACTCCCATCTCGACAAGTTTCGTTTTGGCGAGCTGGTTAACTATGCAGAAAAGGGGGTAAAGTTTGGTGATTACTGTGTGCGGACCATCACCGAGCATCCGGAATTCAAGCGGGAAATCCCTGTTTCGTCAAAGTGTTCTCTGGCAGATGTGACGTTGACAGGCCTGGAGGATTTCCTGTGA
- a CDS encoding Lon protease family protein: MTAIRDRAIVALEDLRWRLDPAALPFTTTDELEAQEEIIGQDRGVEAFRFGMGMDAKGYNIFVTGSVNLGKMAVVKRLLENYTRKQETPDDLCYVNNFKTQEEPILLRFVAGNGVKFKTAVDKFLEGIKREVPQLFESQEYINSKNAIIEEHDKKTREFFKGLEERVKDAGFVMVNMQMGQIQRPDIVPVIDGEPVHLLKLEEMMEKGRFPREEFEQLRAKYKELKEDIDAIFLEVRTLQKEVKHRSEEVDKLMFMNIARELSEPLLNGWRDAEKVQKHVEAMLDDMAENLDAIKSIGQPQQGPMGMSFPGSSAETVLHPYGVNLLVDNSESEGPPVIVESHPTYRNLFGSIERVMDRNGLWRTDYKKINGGSFIRANGGYLVINLMDAIQEAGVWQTLKRALKTSEIEIQTFDPYYLMATSSLKPESISMEVKVVVIATPHLYHLLRNYDEDVDKIFKVRADFEASMPRDDKAVRDISRLIRTFVNEGKLMPFHADAVASLLEHGVRISGRQERISTAFPILSDIMEEANFIAREAGESIVRGEHICKANDARIYRTNQMEDRLQEMIDRGSVFIDTEGAVVGQINGLAVYSLGDYAFGKPARITCATSIGKEGIINIEREADLSGSTHSKGMLILGGYLRKYFAQDKPLTLAASIAFEQSYGGIDGDSASSTELYALLSSLAEVPIHQGIAVTGSVNQKGEVQPIGGVNEKIEGFFKVCKNRGLTGEQGVMIPKANVKDLMLKEEVVEAVKNGTFRIWAVAHVNEGIEILTGRSAGERDEAGRYPEGSINTLVDEKLRSLAEGLRDFAKAKYGSGENGTDNDENNAE; encoded by the coding sequence ATGACTGCGATCAGAGATAGAGCGATAGTTGCCTTGGAAGATCTGCGATGGAGGCTGGACCCGGCCGCATTGCCTTTTACCACGACGGACGAACTGGAGGCGCAGGAAGAGATTATCGGGCAGGATAGAGGGGTAGAGGCATTCCGGTTCGGTATGGGCATGGATGCCAAAGGGTACAATATATTCGTTACCGGCTCCGTTAACCTTGGCAAAATGGCTGTGGTGAAGCGCCTGCTGGAAAATTATACCCGTAAGCAGGAGACTCCTGACGATCTCTGCTACGTGAACAATTTCAAAACCCAGGAAGAGCCGATACTGCTGCGTTTTGTGGCCGGAAACGGCGTGAAGTTCAAAACCGCTGTGGACAAGTTCCTTGAAGGCATCAAGCGCGAAGTGCCTCAGCTGTTTGAAAGTCAGGAATACATCAACAGCAAGAATGCCATCATAGAAGAGCACGACAAGAAAACCCGCGAGTTCTTCAAAGGGCTTGAAGAGCGCGTTAAGGATGCCGGTTTTGTCATGGTGAACATGCAGATGGGCCAGATACAGCGCCCCGATATCGTGCCTGTCATCGACGGTGAGCCGGTTCACCTGCTCAAGCTTGAAGAGATGATGGAGAAGGGCCGCTTCCCACGCGAAGAATTTGAACAGTTGCGCGCCAAGTACAAGGAACTCAAGGAAGACATAGACGCCATTTTCCTAGAGGTGCGGACACTGCAGAAAGAGGTGAAGCACCGCAGCGAGGAAGTGGACAAGCTCATGTTCATGAACATTGCCCGCGAGCTTTCCGAACCTCTGCTCAATGGATGGCGGGATGCGGAGAAGGTGCAAAAACATGTGGAGGCCATGCTCGATGACATGGCCGAGAATCTGGATGCGATCAAGTCCATTGGCCAGCCGCAGCAAGGCCCCATGGGTATGAGTTTTCCTGGCTCATCGGCAGAAACGGTACTGCATCCCTACGGTGTGAACCTGCTTGTGGACAACAGCGAGAGCGAAGGCCCGCCCGTCATTGTGGAATCGCATCCCACCTACCGCAACCTCTTCGGCAGTATCGAAAGGGTGATGGATAGAAACGGGCTGTGGCGAACAGACTACAAAAAGATCAACGGCGGTTCGTTCATCAGGGCCAATGGCGGGTATCTTGTGATTAATCTCATGGATGCCATTCAGGAAGCCGGTGTGTGGCAGACGCTCAAGCGGGCGCTGAAAACTTCCGAGATTGAGATACAGACCTTCGATCCTTACTACCTCATGGCCACCTCTTCACTTAAGCCTGAGTCCATATCGATGGAGGTGAAGGTTGTCGTCATAGCCACCCCGCACCTGTACCATCTGTTGCGGAATTATGATGAAGACGTGGACAAGATCTTCAAGGTCCGTGCCGATTTTGAAGCGTCCATGCCGCGGGATGACAAGGCTGTCCGCGATATCAGCCGACTCATCAGGACCTTTGTGAACGAAGGTAAACTGATGCCGTTCCATGCCGATGCCGTTGCCTCGCTTCTTGAACACGGCGTGCGTATATCCGGCAGGCAGGAACGCATTTCCACGGCATTCCCCATTCTCAGTGACATAATGGAAGAGGCCAACTTTATTGCCAGAGAGGCAGGAGAATCCATCGTCCGCGGCGAGCATATTTGCAAGGCGAATGACGCACGCATTTATCGCACGAACCAGATGGAAGACCGTCTGCAGGAAATGATAGACCGCGGCAGCGTGTTTATAGATACCGAAGGTGCTGTCGTGGGACAGATCAACGGGCTGGCGGTATATTCCCTTGGTGACTATGCTTTCGGCAAGCCTGCCCGCATTACCTGCGCCACCTCCATCGGCAAGGAAGGAATCATCAACATCGAACGAGAGGCGGATCTTTCCGGCTCCACCCACAGCAAGGGCATGCTCATTCTCGGCGGCTATCTGCGCAAATATTTTGCGCAGGACAAACCGCTTACCCTTGCCGCTTCCATTGCCTTTGAGCAGTCCTATGGAGGCATAGATGGTGATTCTGCCTCGTCCACAGAGCTGTACGCCCTGCTTTCAAGCCTTGCGGAAGTGCCGATACATCAGGGTATTGCCGTGACCGGTTCCGTGAACCAGAAGGGCGAGGTGCAGCCTATAGGCGGTGTGAACGAGAAGATTGAAGGCTTCTTCAAGGTTTGCAAGAATCGCGGGTTGACCGGCGAGCAGGGGGTGATGATTCCCAAGGCAAACGTGAAAGATCTGATGCTCAAGGAAGAAGTGGTTGAAGCCGTGAAAAACGGCACATTCCGCATCTGGGCCGTGGCACATGTCAATGAGGGGATTGAGATCCTCACTGGCCGCTCTGCCGGAGAGCGCGATGAAGCAGGGCGGTATCCTGAAGGAAGTATAAATACCCTTGTCGATGAAAAGCTTCGCAGCCTTGCTGAAGGGCTGAGAGACTTTGCCAAGGCAAAATACGGCAGCGGAGAAAACGGCACGGATAATGACGAAAACAATGCCGAATAA
- a CDS encoding sensor histidine kinase — translation MTDSTNTSLSGRPPATLPDLKPEVLLVDDEVGILTVLGALIEDMGYVVHKAQSAESALEILRHKSIPVVLTDIRMPGMDGMQLLRHVRESWPAIEVVMNTGHADMGLAIESLRLGATDFLTKPANADLLEFTLRRSMERAVLRETVRRHTEHLEKLVEQRTRELLQAERLAAMGETVAGMAHAIKNIAGGLEGALFVLEKGLELNKREYLEQGWGMVKRDVTRVRDLTMNMLQLSRPMEIRPEFIDPDRPVREVAELLASRIREAGATLMHASAPQPEALLDPEAIHACIMNLATNAVEAVEEAIQAGRMDHGDGRVILHTECAGGYVCYIVEDNGRGLSDEVFASIDDGMFTTKARGTGFGLMATRKAAREMGGELVLENGIQGGVRAMLRLPLKH, via the coding sequence ATGACAGATTCTACAAATACATCCTTGTCCGGCCGTCCCCCGGCCACGTTGCCCGACCTGAAGCCGGAAGTGCTGCTGGTGGACGACGAAGTCGGTATTCTGACTGTTCTCGGGGCATTGATTGAGGACATGGGCTATGTAGTCCACAAGGCACAATCGGCCGAGAGCGCGTTGGAAATTCTGAGGCACAAAAGTATTCCCGTGGTGCTCACAGATATCCGCATGCCCGGTATGGATGGGATGCAGTTGTTACGTCATGTGCGCGAGAGCTGGCCTGCCATTGAGGTGGTAATGAATACCGGCCATGCGGACATGGGGCTTGCCATAGAAAGTTTGCGGCTCGGTGCAACGGACTTTCTGACCAAGCCGGCGAATGCGGACCTTCTGGAGTTCACGTTGCGTCGCTCAATGGAGCGGGCTGTTCTGCGTGAAACGGTGCGCAGGCATACCGAGCACCTTGAGAAACTGGTCGAACAGAGAACACGTGAACTGCTGCAGGCCGAACGGCTTGCCGCCATGGGCGAAACCGTTGCCGGTATGGCACATGCCATAAAGAACATTGCCGGAGGGCTGGAAGGAGCACTCTTTGTCCTTGAAAAGGGGCTGGAACTGAACAAGCGCGAGTATCTTGAACAGGGTTGGGGCATGGTGAAGCGCGATGTGACCCGTGTACGCGACCTGACCATGAACATGCTGCAGCTTTCACGCCCCATGGAAATCCGTCCGGAATTCATAGACCCCGACCGGCCCGTGCGTGAAGTGGCGGAGCTGCTTGCTTCCCGCATACGCGAAGCCGGGGCAACCCTCATGCATGCATCGGCTCCCCAGCCGGAAGCGTTGCTTGATCCCGAGGCCATTCATGCATGTATCATGAACCTTGCGACCAACGCGGTGGAAGCAGTTGAAGAAGCCATCCAGGCCGGAAGGATGGACCACGGCGACGGAAGAGTGATTCTGCATACGGAATGTGCCGGCGGCTATGTCTGCTACATTGTCGAGGACAATGGCCGGGGCCTGAGCGACGAGGTGTTTGCCAGCATTGACGACGGCATGTTCACCACCAAGGCACGCGGTACAGGATTCGGGCTTATGGCGACCCGAAAGGCCGCCCGTGAGATGGGAGGCGAACTGGTGCTGGAAAACGGCATTCAGGGGGGGGTACGCGCCATGCTCCGCCTGCCTTTGAAACATTGA
- the greA gene encoding transcription elongation factor GreA, translated as MDTIPISVEGFKKLERELDALKKERPAIIQAIKEAREEGDLSENAGYDAARERQGMLEARINYIESRMPKFNVIDINTLNSPKAIFGSTVTVEDLESGEKKTYTMLGPDEADFNNGSISILSPVAKALLGKQVGDEVVVNAPKGRIEYEIISIEFKGTSPAA; from the coding sequence ATGGATACTATCCCGATTTCCGTTGAAGGTTTCAAAAAGCTCGAGCGTGAACTTGATGCACTGAAGAAGGAACGCCCGGCCATCATTCAGGCTATCAAAGAAGCCCGTGAAGAAGGCGATCTTTCGGAAAATGCCGGATACGATGCCGCACGCGAACGCCAGGGTATGCTCGAAGCGCGCATCAACTACATTGAATCGCGTATGCCCAAGTTCAATGTCATCGACATCAACACGCTGAACAGCCCCAAGGCCATTTTCGGCTCTACCGTTACGGTCGAAGACCTCGAAAGCGGTGAAAAGAAGACCTACACTATGCTTGGTCCTGACGAAGCCGACTTCAACAACGGCAGCATTTCCATCCTTTCCCCCGTTGCAAAAGCCCTTCTCGGCAAGCAGGTGGGTGACGAGGTTGTGGTAAATGCTCCCAAGGGCCGCATTGAATACGAGATCATCTCCATCGAATTCAAGGGAACCTCTCCCGCTGCATAA
- a CDS encoding Hsp20/alpha crystallin family protein — translation MPNLKIWKSQQLQRLRNDSERLFDRLCSDFGLPSLCQPLAEVDLTIKDLPDEVIVEAQLPGVKPEDLAIEINGDMLSISCTQQEEAAGETRSSLMEHRFKLPCKVRSEDVVAELTGTMLRIIMPKCRKPQARRVPILLKHRS, via the coding sequence ATGCCCAACTTGAAGATTTGGAAAAGCCAGCAATTGCAACGACTCAGAAATGACAGTGAGCGGCTTTTCGACAGATTGTGTTCGGATTTCGGGTTGCCTTCACTGTGTCAGCCTCTTGCCGAGGTTGACCTGACCATCAAGGATCTGCCCGATGAGGTGATCGTTGAGGCTCAACTGCCCGGCGTGAAACCGGAAGATCTTGCCATCGAGATTAACGGCGACATGCTTTCCATCAGTTGCACCCAGCAGGAAGAGGCAGCCGGAGAAACCAGAAGCAGCCTCATGGAACATCGTTTTAAACTGCCCTGCAAAGTGCGTTCTGAAGATGTGGTGGCCGAACTTACCGGAACCATGCTGCGTATCATAATGCCCAAATGCAGAAAGCCGCAGGCGCGCCGCGTACCGATACTGCTGAAGCACCGATCCTAA